Proteins encoded together in one Bacillus marinisedimentorum window:
- a CDS encoding PAS domain-containing protein: protein MLNKALEIMDEGIIIFGKDLYIQYVNEAYEKMFLLNREEIVGKHLHDIYGDIPEDIRVASKTAETGEPQTYKAITFDWKGKHMVLNAYSKVFKQDGDIEFVLTRFIDVTEQAAEIERNRKMIEDMTVNLVPVTDDMAVLPLQPILEDFQKDILIDHAAKQIASSKIKKLVIDLSAITDMEPSLAHILKKLLAMLQMLGVETAISGVKPRAALELANSEMENETFRSTFNTLNQALKHF, encoded by the coding sequence ATGTTAAATAAAGCACTGGAGATTATGGATGAAGGAATTATTATTTTCGGTAAAGATCTATATATCCAATATGTAAATGAAGCTTATGAAAAAATGTTTCTGCTCAATCGGGAAGAAATCGTCGGCAAACACCTCCATGACATTTACGGGGATATTCCTGAAGATATCCGTGTTGCATCTAAAACTGCAGAAACCGGGGAACCGCAAACATACAAGGCGATCACATTCGACTGGAAGGGTAAGCATATGGTGCTGAATGCCTACAGCAAGGTCTTCAAACAAGACGGCGACATTGAGTTTGTGCTGACCCGCTTTATTGATGTAACCGAACAGGCGGCCGAAATAGAGCGCAACCGAAAAATGATTGAAGACATGACGGTCAATCTTGTACCGGTTACAGATGATATGGCCGTCCTTCCGCTCCAGCCGATACTTGAAGATTTTCAAAAGGACATCTTGATTGATCATGCCGCTAAGCAGATCGCCTCGTCAAAAATAAAAAAACTGGTCATTGATTTATCCGCCATCACCGATATGGAACCTTCTCTTGCCCATATCCTTAAAAAGCTGCTTGCCATGCTCCAGATGCTTGGCGTTGAAACCGCGATATCAGGAGTAAAGCCCCGGGCTGCACTTGAACTCGCAAATTCTGAGATGGAGAATGAAACATTCCGCTCCACGTTCAACACGCTTAATCAGGCACTGAAGCATTTTTAA
- a CDS encoding 5-bromo-4-chloroindolyl phosphate hydrolysis family protein, whose amino-acid sequence MKSVLYLFLNGFISMNITAASWLTAFFGFGQGFWMSSLWGAAGGIFGFSVLQWVQKRKILQDNGLTSKEYRYIKSNMKEAREKIKRLNKSIFSARSINAARQIRTLQKTAGKIYQVVRSEPRRFFQAERFFFYHLDSVVELTDRYTFLSKQKIKDRDVRVSLSETERTLEKLTKSVENDLVIVVSNDIDHLNTELDVAKLTINRDNHLLLDERGKKYE is encoded by the coding sequence ATGAAATCCGTCCTATACCTATTCCTCAACGGATTTATTTCTATGAATATAACTGCGGCATCATGGCTCACTGCCTTCTTCGGCTTTGGGCAGGGCTTCTGGATGTCATCTCTCTGGGGGGCTGCCGGCGGAATCTTCGGCTTTTCGGTCCTCCAATGGGTCCAAAAGCGGAAAATCCTTCAAGACAACGGGCTGACGAGTAAGGAATACCGTTATATTAAAAGCAATATGAAGGAAGCCAGGGAGAAAATCAAACGCTTGAATAAGTCGATTTTCAGCGCACGCTCCATAAATGCAGCCAGGCAAATCAGAACTTTACAAAAAACTGCAGGGAAAATTTATCAAGTTGTACGGAGCGAACCGAGGCGTTTCTTCCAGGCCGAACGTTTTTTCTTCTATCACCTCGATTCGGTTGTCGAGTTAACAGACCGCTATACATTTTTATCCAAACAAAAAATCAAAGACCGTGATGTCCGGGTATCCCTTTCCGAAACGGAAAGGACGCTTGAGAAACTGACAAAATCCGTCGAAAATGATCTTGTCATCGTCGTCTCAAATGATATTGACCATTTGAATACCGAGTTGGATGTCGCAAAACTTACGATAAACCGTGATAATCATCTACTGCTTGATGAAAGGGGCAAAAAATATGAGTGA
- a CDS encoding toxic anion resistance protein codes for MSEQPNKQLQNDLMNDDLSDLLSEPFGDLQPAVQTNEEKEVRPVRLIDRLPEDHRQKAFSLASQINTSDQQIIVQFGTAAQSKLSDFSHSMLDHVQRKDTGPVGDILKELMQKLEQVDPDELKGEKKNVFSRMFNKLSTSVNEILSKYQKIGAQIDKVSVKLDNQKSILLSDIQMLDQLFQKNKEYFDALNIYIAAGELKYEEIQMKEIPDLKKKAEESDDQMIYQELNDKIQFADRLEKRLHDLKLSRQITIQTAPQIRMIQNMNQALVEKIQSSILTAIPLWKNQITIALTLFRQKRAVEAQKQVSKTTNELLLKNAEMLKTNSIETAKENERGLVDIETLKQTQENLISTLEETIRIQSEGRTKRRLAEQELAKMEDELKQKLLEIK; via the coding sequence ATGAGTGAACAGCCTAATAAACAGCTTCAGAATGACTTGATGAACGACGATCTGTCGGATCTCCTTTCTGAACCGTTCGGGGACTTGCAGCCCGCTGTGCAAACAAATGAAGAAAAAGAGGTCAGGCCCGTCCGTCTTATTGACCGTTTGCCGGAGGACCACCGCCAGAAAGCTTTCAGTCTGGCCAGCCAAATCAATACGTCCGACCAGCAGATTATCGTTCAATTTGGCACAGCGGCACAGTCCAAGCTATCCGATTTTTCCCATTCGATGCTGGACCATGTCCAGCGAAAAGATACAGGGCCGGTCGGCGATATTTTAAAAGAACTGATGCAGAAACTTGAGCAGGTCGATCCGGATGAGCTGAAAGGCGAAAAGAAAAACGTTTTCTCCCGCATGTTCAATAAACTGTCGACATCAGTAAATGAAATCCTATCCAAATACCAGAAGATCGGCGCCCAAATCGATAAAGTGAGTGTAAAGCTGGACAATCAGAAATCAATCCTTTTGTCTGATATCCAGATGCTGGACCAGCTGTTCCAGAAAAATAAAGAGTATTTTGACGCGTTGAACATCTACATTGCCGCAGGCGAGTTGAAATACGAAGAAATTCAGATGAAAGAAATACCGGATTTGAAGAAAAAAGCCGAGGAATCCGACGATCAGATGATTTATCAGGAGTTAAATGATAAAATCCAGTTTGCGGACAGGCTTGAAAAGCGTCTTCATGACTTGAAACTGAGCCGCCAGATCACCATTCAGACAGCACCGCAAATCCGCATGATCCAGAACATGAACCAGGCGCTTGTCGAAAAAATACAGTCATCCATTTTAACGGCGATACCGCTCTGGAAAAATCAAATCACCATCGCGCTCACGCTGTTCCGCCAAAAGCGCGCGGTTGAAGCCCAAAAGCAGGTCAGCAAAACAACGAATGAGCTGCTCTTGAAAAACGCCGAAATGCTGAAAACGAACAGCATAGAAACGGCTAAAGAAAATGAGCGCGGGCTTGTTGATATTGAAACGCTGAAACAGACCCAGGAAAATCTGATTTCCACGCTTGAAGAAACAATCCGCATCCAGAGCGAGGGAAGAACGAAACGGCGCCTTGCTGAGCAAGAGCTGGCAAAAATGGAAGATGAACTAAAGCAGAAGCTTTTGGAAATCAAATAA
- a CDS encoding STAS/SEC14 domain-containing protein, producing MLTILPSRDEQTVVIEVSGKAAEEDAEKMDQYVKRYFGEDEPFNVLAFISDLDGATLQGMIEGVKLDAKRWGQYNKFAVVSPQDILEKGTEIGDILPGIETKQFESDEVEEAWNWIEE from the coding sequence ATGCTGACAATTCTTCCTTCCCGGGATGAACAAACGGTTGTAATAGAAGTATCAGGAAAAGCGGCGGAAGAAGATGCTGAGAAAATGGATCAGTATGTGAAACGGTATTTTGGTGAAGATGAGCCGTTCAACGTGCTGGCGTTCATCAGCGATTTAGACGGAGCAACTTTGCAGGGAATGATTGAAGGCGTTAAACTGGATGCGAAACGATGGGGGCAGTATAACAAGTTTGCTGTTGTCAGTCCCCAGGATATTCTGGAAAAAGGAACGGAAATCGGAGACATTCTGCCTGGTATAGAAACAAAACAATTTGAGTCTGACGAAGTGGAAGAAGCCTGGAACTGGATTGAAGAATGA
- a CDS encoding S8 family peptidase, translating into MKNPWKFTGFILTFLLAFSMIFSSFASAAPEKGQVNDYLIGFKDRVNQNIVKNQGGKVLHEYKFMEVVHAKLPEQAVQALANNPNIAYVEEDHKAYAIGQTVPWGITHINADDVQATGNTGSGVKVAILDTGIDASHEDLSVAGGASFIAAEPDPYNDGNSHGTHVAGTVAGLNNTVGVLGVAPSANLYAVKVLDSAGSGTYSGIIQGIEWAVSNDMDVISMSLGGSRGSTSLQQAVDNAYNSGVLVVAAAGNDGAKGKRNTIGYPAKYASAMAVGAVDDSNNRASFSSVGDELEIMAPGVNVLSSVPGNAYDYFNGTSMATPHVSGAAALILADNPSLSNVQVRGILNSTAIPLGDVFYYGNGVLDVQAAVQ; encoded by the coding sequence ATGAAAAACCCATGGAAGTTCACAGGATTTATCTTAACGTTCTTGCTGGCTTTTTCAATGATATTCAGCAGTTTTGCCAGCGCTGCGCCGGAGAAGGGTCAGGTCAATGATTATTTGATCGGGTTCAAAGACAGGGTCAACCAAAATATCGTGAAAAACCAGGGCGGAAAAGTCCTTCATGAGTACAAATTCATGGAGGTTGTCCACGCGAAGCTGCCGGAGCAGGCAGTACAGGCACTTGCCAATAATCCTAATATCGCTTATGTGGAAGAAGACCACAAGGCATATGCAATCGGCCAGACGGTTCCGTGGGGCATCACGCACATCAATGCGGATGATGTTCAGGCAACAGGGAATACGGGTTCTGGTGTAAAAGTTGCGATTCTTGATACGGGAATTGATGCAAGCCACGAGGATTTAAGTGTGGCAGGCGGTGCCAGCTTCATCGCTGCGGAACCGGATCCGTATAATGATGGAAACAGTCACGGCACGCATGTTGCAGGTACGGTGGCCGGCCTCAATAACACAGTTGGTGTGCTCGGTGTTGCCCCGTCCGCGAATTTGTATGCTGTCAAGGTACTCGATAGTGCCGGAAGCGGTACATACAGCGGCATCATTCAAGGCATCGAGTGGGCTGTTTCAAACGATATGGATGTCATCAGCATGAGCCTTGGCGGCAGCAGGGGCTCAACATCTCTTCAGCAGGCAGTTGATAATGCTTATAACAGCGGCGTTCTCGTCGTTGCGGCTGCTGGAAATGACGGAGCAAAAGGGAAAAGAAACACAATTGGCTATCCTGCCAAATATGCATCAGCGATGGCTGTAGGTGCAGTTGACGACAGCAACAACAGGGCATCGTTCTCCAGTGTAGGTGATGAACTGGAAATTATGGCACCGGGTGTAAATGTCCTGAGCTCTGTTCCAGGAAACGCTTATGACTACTTTAACGGGACATCGATGGCAACCCCTCATGTTTCAGGGGCGGCAGCTCTTATTTTGGCTGACAATCCATCGTTAAGCAATGTCCAGGTCCGCGGTATCTTGAACAGTACAGCAATTCCGCTTGGTGATGTATTTTACTACGGAAATGGAGTGCTGGATGTGCAAGCGGCAGTTCAATAA
- a CDS encoding ATP-binding protein: MRYEVEIHTKEDVKAALLCAKKVAENAGFSKFEEQQLLVSVSELTHNIIKHSGSSGRFICYSNERGIHLEIEDSGKGITDLPRVLKESHPPSSRGLGLGLRGAKRIMDKFSIMSSPDEGVKIYALKKVKRPLLGALIQLAIVDFSFFLF; encoded by the coding sequence GTGAGATATGAAGTGGAAATCCATACCAAAGAAGATGTGAAGGCAGCGCTGTTGTGTGCAAAAAAAGTAGCAGAAAATGCTGGGTTTTCAAAATTTGAAGAACAGCAATTGCTTGTCTCTGTTTCAGAGCTAACCCATAACATCATCAAGCATTCCGGATCATCTGGAAGGTTCATATGTTATTCCAATGAACGGGGGATCCACCTTGAAATTGAGGATAGTGGAAAAGGGATCACGGACCTTCCCCGTGTGCTGAAAGAAAGCCATCCCCCGTCCTCTAGAGGTCTTGGTCTTGGCCTTCGCGGCGCCAAAAGGATTATGGATAAATTTTCCATAATGTCTTCACCTGATGAAGGAGTTAAGATTTATGCATTGAAGAAGGTGAAGAGGCCTTTATTGGGTGCTCTTATTCAGTTGGCAATCGTCGACTTTTCGTTTTTTCTATTCTAA
- a CDS encoding YkvS family protein produces MMEAKVGDIVEFKDGWYGKVEKVLTNSVIVDLTVMDHLDELEFEFEKTVVAHKNYKIVKSVGV; encoded by the coding sequence ATGATGGAGGCAAAAGTAGGCGACATTGTGGAATTTAAAGACGGATGGTACGGAAAGGTTGAAAAAGTGCTGACGAACAGCGTAATTGTGGACTTAACGGTAATGGACCATCTGGATGAACTGGAATTCGAATTTGAGAAAACAGTTGTAGCCCATAAAAATTACAAGATCGTCAAAAGCGTGGGCGTATAG
- a CDS encoding GNAT family N-acetyltransferase encodes MYKFRRLTQKEAEEIAFRWQYAGEYAFYDMEADEEDLEEFLDEEKRGNHYFAVLENDDLIGFFSFVKAAEEQSVDIGLGMRPDQTGKGKGYEFLMAGLGFCKQVWKPNEITLAVALFNKRAIKVYEKAGFEAAGTYEQHTNGGTYEFLKMVYKK; translated from the coding sequence ATGTATAAGTTCAGGAGGCTCACCCAGAAAGAGGCAGAAGAGATAGCGTTTCGATGGCAATATGCAGGGGAATATGCATTTTATGATATGGAAGCAGACGAAGAGGATCTTGAGGAATTCCTGGATGAAGAAAAACGCGGGAATCATTACTTTGCCGTATTGGAGAATGATGATTTAATCGGCTTCTTCAGCTTTGTGAAAGCTGCTGAAGAGCAGTCTGTCGATATCGGGCTGGGCATGCGGCCTGATCAAACGGGAAAAGGAAAGGGCTATGAGTTTCTAATGGCAGGTTTGGGGTTTTGCAAGCAGGTCTGGAAGCCGAATGAAATCACACTTGCAGTTGCTCTTTTCAATAAAAGGGCGATCAAGGTATATGAAAAAGCGGGTTTCGAAGCAGCCGGAACGTATGAGCAGCATACGAATGGCGGGACGTATGAGTTTCTTAAAATGGTTTATAAAAAATAA
- a CDS encoding GntR family transcriptional regulator, which yields MSLNTDSSKPIYIQIAEWLETEILSGHIAVDEKVFSQYQLADMFNINPATAAKGLALLADEAILYKKRGLGMFVTHEAKQIIASKRKNRTLKNLVTETVLEASRLEVSETELIEMIRAEQRLIKGEER from the coding sequence TTGAGTCTTAATACTGACAGCAGTAAACCAATCTATATTCAAATAGCTGAATGGCTGGAAACAGAAATTCTAAGCGGGCATATTGCAGTGGATGAAAAAGTTTTTTCTCAATATCAGCTCGCAGATATGTTCAATATCAATCCGGCTACCGCAGCCAAAGGACTTGCACTGCTGGCGGATGAAGCGATCTTATATAAAAAACGGGGGTTGGGGATGTTTGTCACTCATGAAGCGAAACAAATAATCGCATCGAAACGGAAAAACCGGACATTGAAAAACCTGGTTACAGAAACCGTACTCGAAGCAAGCCGTCTGGAAGTAAGCGAAACTGAGCTGATTGAAATGATTAGGGCAGAACAGCGCCTCATAAAGGGGGAAGAAAGGTGA
- a CDS encoding ATP-binding cassette domain-containing protein codes for MNVIACSNLTKTYGKAKALNSLSFTIEENTITGLIGRNGAGKTTLLKTIAGQLKQTSGDIHVFGQKPFNNLTVSANMIFVHDQMTLPDSLTLADLLQASKSFYKNWDAGLAERLFNYFNFDSTSTYSRLSKGMKSTFTMIIGLAARCPLTIFDEPTTGMDAAVRKDFYRALLKDYISHPRTMIISSHLLEEIEDLLEDILLIDNGQKLLHLPMIDLKDYAVALSGDQAAVTRFTDGKELFHQHKIGDNHTYTVLRNTFSEKEMQAARSAGIEMSRVSSDDLCIYLTGGTQGGIDDVFN; via the coding sequence GTGAATGTCATCGCGTGCAGTAATCTCACCAAAACATACGGAAAGGCGAAAGCACTTAACAGCCTGTCGTTCACAATAGAGGAAAACACCATAACAGGCTTGATCGGCCGCAACGGCGCTGGAAAAACCACGCTTTTAAAAACGATTGCGGGTCAATTGAAGCAAACATCCGGGGATATCCATGTGTTCGGCCAAAAACCGTTTAACAACTTAACGGTGTCTGCCAACATGATTTTTGTACACGATCAGATGACCTTGCCGGACTCTCTGACACTGGCAGACCTTTTACAAGCTTCAAAAAGCTTCTATAAGAATTGGGATGCAGGCCTGGCGGAGCGGCTGTTCAACTATTTCAACTTTGACAGCACCTCAACATACAGCCGCCTTTCCAAAGGAATGAAGAGCACATTCACGATGATTATCGGGCTTGCGGCGCGATGTCCGCTGACAATTTTCGATGAACCGACTACCGGGATGGATGCAGCGGTTCGGAAAGACTTTTACCGGGCATTGTTAAAAGATTACATTTCCCATCCCCGGACAATGATCATCTCTTCCCATTTGCTCGAAGAAATTGAAGACTTGCTGGAGGATATCCTATTGATCGACAACGGCCAAAAGCTGCTTCACCTGCCGATGATTGACCTTAAGGATTATGCGGTAGCATTGAGCGGCGACCAGGCGGCTGTCACCCGATTTACAGATGGAAAGGAGCTTTTTCATCAGCATAAGATCGGTGACAACCATACTTACACCGTGCTGCGGAATACATTTTCCGAGAAAGAAATGCAGGCAGCGCGTTCAGCCGGGATTGAAATGAGCCGGGTATCTTCTGATGACCTTTGCATCTATTTGACCGGAGGCACACAAGGGGGAATTGACGATGTTTTTAACTGA
- a CDS encoding YhcN/YlaJ family sporulation lipoprotein, with the protein MYKVKVFLTVLLAAAALAGCATNEARDNGDNGVENTGYQNIGTRDDGLIDQRNDNNGIMNNDNNADMNNGNNERRMDVAEQASDRVAAMKEIDRAYTVTTENNAYVAVVLADDPKGEISDKLKNRISDKVKQTDNDIDNVYVSQNPDFTDRMADYTDRIEQGDPIEGFFDEFTEMTRRVFPNAR; encoded by the coding sequence GTGTATAAAGTTAAAGTTTTCCTTACTGTATTACTCGCTGCTGCCGCATTAGCCGGCTGTGCCACTAATGAAGCAAGGGATAACGGGGATAACGGAGTTGAAAATACCGGCTATCAGAACATCGGCACAAGAGATGACGGACTGATCGATCAGCGGAATGATAATAACGGCATCATGAACAACGACAATAATGCTGACATGAATAATGGTAACAATGAAAGAAGGATGGATGTTGCAGAGCAAGCGAGCGACCGGGTTGCAGCTATGAAAGAAATAGACCGCGCCTATACGGTGACCACAGAGAATAATGCTTACGTTGCCGTCGTGCTGGCGGATGATCCAAAAGGGGAAATATCCGACAAACTGAAGAACAGAATTTCAGATAAAGTAAAACAAACGGACAATGACATTGACAATGTGTATGTGTCTCAAAACCCTGACTTTACCGATCGTATGGCAGACTATACCGACCGCATCGAGCAAGGCGATCCGATTGAAGGTTTTTTTGATGAATTCACGGAAATGACACGCAGAGTTTTCCCTAATGCCCGGTAG
- a CDS encoding YkoP family protein gives MLSIWTFLDPYYFALTRLKYIKNEHREKQIFRVRLTRYKGKDMILSDGTLIKKNDLLVKIHLHNIRIINEMDRYQTEIRKALFIYKNVEKALPCLASYVNAHASSPEIKGILGITVLNKGAERLGFEVIPINNPFYERFKLLTAIPIYMLSNSFKKQTLSRKKPAYLCMSKNQLLSGHLKTA, from the coding sequence ATGTTATCGATCTGGACGTTTCTGGATCCTTATTATTTCGCCCTGACAAGGCTGAAATATATAAAAAACGAACACAGGGAAAAGCAAATTTTCCGGGTAAGGCTGACCAGATATAAAGGAAAAGACATGATCCTTTCTGACGGCACATTGATAAAGAAAAACGATCTCCTGGTAAAAATCCATCTGCACAATATAAGGATCATCAATGAAATGGACAGATACCAAACGGAAATCCGGAAGGCTCTGTTTATTTATAAAAATGTTGAGAAAGCTCTTCCCTGCCTGGCCAGTTATGTCAACGCCCATGCGAGCAGTCCGGAAATCAAGGGCATCCTTGGCATCACGGTATTAAACAAAGGGGCTGAACGGCTGGGATTTGAAGTCATTCCAATCAATAACCCCTTTTACGAGAGATTCAAGCTTTTGACCGCAATCCCGATCTATATGCTTTCAAACAGTTTCAAAAAGCAGACATTATCCCGGAAGAAACCGGCCTATCTCTGCATGTCCAAAAACCAGCTGCTGTCAGGACATTTGAAAACCGCTTGA
- a CDS encoding metallophosphoesterase, giving the protein MTGFLLSISVLFLYKKANANTKKFAVNTIHLDDHDQNRDVSAPSVNILHLSDLHLENLSVTPDDLYEKFKDESFDLIALTGDFLDRKRSIPKLVPYLEALNRLDAKYGMYAVFGNHDYVLRENNFSQLKELLNAHGCRTMQNESATITVDGCPLHIIGVDDYSTGRSNLKQAFREAGDGFRLVLTHDPNVVLDMEDYHYDYLLSGHFHGGQIHWPKPYHLVKMGKLVRMEMIKGLNHYNGKRFYISEGLGQTGVNIRVGSRPETTCHRFSLSGFTGDTETKETAL; this is encoded by the coding sequence ATCACAGGATTTCTATTGAGTATCAGTGTTTTATTTCTATATAAAAAGGCGAATGCCAATACGAAAAAATTTGCAGTAAATACGATTCACCTGGATGATCATGACCAGAACAGAGACGTTTCCGCCCCTTCCGTCAACATCCTCCATTTATCTGACCTCCATCTTGAAAACTTATCGGTTACTCCGGATGATCTATATGAGAAATTTAAAGATGAGTCGTTTGATCTCATCGCCCTGACGGGGGATTTTCTTGACCGTAAACGAAGCATACCAAAGCTTGTTCCTTATTTAGAGGCCCTCAACCGCCTCGATGCAAAATACGGCATGTATGCAGTGTTCGGAAATCATGATTATGTTTTGAGGGAAAATAACTTCAGCCAGCTTAAAGAGTTGCTGAACGCCCACGGCTGCAGGACGATGCAAAACGAGTCCGCCACCATAACGGTCGACGGCTGTCCGCTTCATATCATCGGTGTCGATGATTACAGTACTGGCCGCAGCAATCTTAAACAGGCATTCAGAGAGGCTGGGGACGGATTCCGGCTTGTCCTTACGCACGACCCGAATGTTGTCCTTGACATGGAAGATTATCATTATGACTACCTTCTCTCGGGCCACTTTCACGGCGGCCAGATCCACTGGCCAAAACCGTATCACCTCGTCAAAATGGGAAAACTTGTCCGCATGGAAATGATCAAAGGCCTTAACCATTATAATGGGAAGCGGTTTTACATCAGTGAAGGCCTCGGGCAAACAGGGGTGAACATCAGAGTCGGAAGCCGACCCGAAACGACGTGCCACCGATTTTCGCTTTCAGGTTTCACTGGCGACACGGAAACCAAGGAAACGGCGTTATAA